A stretch of DNA from Oryza brachyantha chromosome 4, ObraRS2, whole genome shotgun sequence:
TATCGATTTATTATGGGGGTTTGTTTTTCAAGCCCTTAAACAATCTGTttcgtataaaaaatatattttaaaggtTTATTGTTTTGTAATACAAATTTTCAGCTATACGTAGTAGCTAATTTAGCCGTTTAGATCATCAAATAACTAtgacaaaatcaaataattcaaaattttaaaaaaaatcatatgaaaaaaCATGGTCGAAGAATAGAACATCAGTCGCTCTCATCTTATCCCAACCAATCGTTGTGACTTAATACATACTTTGCCTTGAATATGATAAAACGTTCGTTCTTTATGTATCTCTACAATTATGGAGACAGAGTCGTCTTTTCTCCATCCCGCACGTTcgtacattaaaaatatacgtAAGATTTTTATATCCATGTTTTGAATggtctaaataaaaatattaaaaataaactacggtgaaaaacctcaaagtcaactctaaatattattttaaaattttaaattttagcttataagcataaatataagagaaaagataagAACGCTACAATACGCAAACATTTTTGCTAGAGgatccaaacttttttttttcgtcccCAAGCTAACCAGTTTGTATGCATTGCCTACCAGGCCAATTAACACGGTTATTGTATCTCGTACCCCAGATTTTTCTTTGAAGTTTTGGCGATAATACTGTAAAAGCGTATACTAAGAGCATCTTTAACACTGCCCAATATCTGCCtctaacatttatttttttaaaaataatctaaaaatcaatctcTCACGATGCCCAATATATGCCTTCGGTTTTACCTTACTTATAATATTGACCCAAAAAAGAATGTTTATAATCACTTCACCCAATAAAAATAAGAGTATAGTCggagttgagaaaaaaatattttagtaatctaaaaatcaatctcTCACGATGTTCTAATAACTGCGCCAAGGTGGGCCAACAAGAGAAACGAAACAGCAATATTGGGCCATGCAACACAGCTTCCACGCCGGCCCGAATCTCTCCTCGCTTAAGCCCTCCGCCTGCAGCTCTGCTTCTGCTTGCTCCCCACGCCGACCCAGCCTCtcccgccgccttcgccgccaccgccctccagcgcgcgctccgccgccaccgccctccaCTGCCGCCCTGCTACCGggcctcccttccctcccccCATGTCGTCTTCCGCTGCGGCGCGCGCCTGGCGCCGCTCCCTCCGCGACGCCCTCCTGCGCGGCCCCgcgtggcgcggcggtggcgcgggcgcccccgccgccgccaccgcgcggtCAGCCAGCACAGCCTCCGCATCCGAAGCGGCGGCCGGTACGAAGAAGgtgcctccgcctccccgcaAGGTAAGGGAGCTGCTCATGTCTACGGTTTCTGCTCGGGCATTTGCGCATACACCTCACGTGCGCTGCTCGTTCTGATCTCCGTGCGCTGCCTTTGGTCGTTGGGGAACGCGGCGTGTGGTGGATCGGTGTATTCTGAGTAAGAACACAGCGTGCTGTGTATAGACATAGTTCCATTTGCTTATGGTGATACTGCTAATGCTAGACTCGATGCTGTTGATCCGTCCCACACTTCCATGCCGTCTCAACACACTGCATCTTTCCGGAAAGATCAGTTGCTTCGTTACCTTTTGTATCGCACGTTTGTATCCGTCTGGACATGTTGATATTGTGAATTCATATAGGCTCTAATTGCTATTGTTTGTATACATGAAGAATGCACTATTGGCACTTGATGAATCTTGATGAAATAGTAATTACTTGCGAAAGATCTCATAAGGGAGGTTGAGCTTCAGTGGGTCAACCATTCTATGATTATCTGTGGTTTGTTCATGTCAAAATATACCTATATTTTATCGCAATCATATAAAAGATCATCTGTATTTTATTGTAGTGGTTTGTTTTATCTCATCAGTTTAGTCGTTTCTGCTTCTTATTGTGTTTTCTTTGGCAGGGAAGGCTTTTAACTGGAGCCATGATAGGGTTGGCTATTGCAGGAGGTGCTTACGTGAGTACCGCCGATGAAGCCAAGTTTTGGTACATGATATTTGTCAACATAACTTCTTTACTATTTGCATGAGTTTTCCCCTTATGTGCTTGCAATTTGTGCTATTTGGGGAATGTAGGAGTGCAATAGTACATTCTATAAGTACTTatttctgcatttttttttgtatattaTTGGCTAGGTGTCTCTTCGCTAATAGCTATCCCCCTTTCTAATCCTGCAGTGGCTGGTTATTCAAGTCCACGCAACTCGTGAATCCACTTTTCGCACTGCTTGATGCAGAGTTTGCCCATCGCTTGGCTgttactgctgctgctcatgGATTTGTTCCGAGAGAAAAAAGACCTGATCCATCAGTTCTTGGGCTAGAAATTTGGGGCAGAAAGTTTACAAACCCAATTGGTCTGGCTGCTGGCTTCGATAAAAATGCCGAGGCAGTTGAAGGCCTGTTAGGCATGGGATTTGGCTTTGTGGAAGTTGGCTCTGTGACGCCTCTTCCTCAGGAGGGAAATCCTAAACCTCGTATCTTCAGATTACGAGAGCATGGGTAAGCATTTTATTTGCCTCCTTGTTGTTCAACCTGTCCTTGTAATATAATTTCACAAAGTTAAAATGTTcctgaacatttttttttgctgttatttttttgctttccCTGCAGTGCCGTAATCAATCGTTGCGGATTTAATAGTGAAGGAATCGTGGTAGTCGCTAAGCGTCTTGGGGCTCAACATGGTAAGCGTAAGATGGAAGAGACTTCAAGCTCGGCATCTCCCACAACCAATGACGTGAAGCAAGGAGGGAAAGCAGGGCCTGGAATCTTGGGAGTCAATCTTGGGAAGAACAAGACCAGCGAAGATGCTACTGCTGACTACGTGCAAGGAGTTCATACACTGTCACAATATGCTGATTACTTGGTATTCATCCTCTTCTCGTCAAGAAAACCACACATCTTGAAACTAGTCATACCCTTTATTCGCGTTGATCAGTTCATACTGGTTTTGCATGCGAGTGAGACTGATAtaggagggggaagggggatTTGAGGAACTgttcaccaacaaaaaaaaaattcgtctcttGAGCCCTGCCCATTTGTTGAATACTTGGTACAGCACATAGAGGATGGGAAGCAATGGCACCCAACTACACTTACAAGGGTTCCTTTTGGACAACTGTTTGTATCTGCCAAGGTTGGCCGTTATGTTATATGCTACCTCAATAATGATGTATGTTGAACTGCAGGTCATTAATGTCTCGTCCCCCAATACTCCTGGTCTTCGCAAATTACAAGGTAGAAAACAGCTGAAAGATCTTGTGAAGAAGGTCTGTGGTCAATCACTGAAGTGCATTCATTGTTCATTTTCATGCAATCTTTGTTTGACCTACACTGCATGTGCAGGTGCAAGCTGCAAGAGATGAGATGCAATGGGCTGAAGATGGTCCTCCTCCATTGCTTGTCAAGATTGCACCAGACTTGTCTAAGCAAGATCTTGAGGATATTGCTGCGGTAACATAGTGAACTTAGCCTTGTTTCCCATGCTCTTCCACTGTTGAGTTGAAAATGCTCATATGGTTTCTCATGATGTTCTCTAGGTTGCTCTTGCTCTTAAGTTGGATGGCCTGGTAAGTTAAGAAATTCTTCCTTACTGACTTTACTGACATTAACTAGCACACTCCTATTCAACTTCCATGACCATTTCATTTTTCACTTCTC
This window harbors:
- the LOC102704515 gene encoding dihydroorotate dehydrogenase (quinone), mitochondrial, producing MSSSAAARAWRRSLRDALLRGPAWRGGGAGAPAAATARSASTASASEAAAGTKKVPPPPRKGRLLTGAMIGLAIAGGAYVSTADEAKFCGWLFKSTQLVNPLFALLDAEFAHRLAVTAAAHGFVPREKRPDPSVLGLEIWGRKFTNPIGLAAGFDKNAEAVEGLLGMGFGFVEVGSVTPLPQEGNPKPRIFRLREHGAVINRCGFNSEGIVVVAKRLGAQHGKRKMEETSSSASPTTNDVKQGGKAGPGILGVNLGKNKTSEDATADYVQGVHTLSQYADYLVINVSSPNTPGLRKLQGRKQLKDLVKKVQAARDEMQWAEDGPPPLLVKIAPDLSKQDLEDIAAVALALKLDGLIISNTTISRPPPADTHPIAQEAGGLSGKPLFDLSTNVLREMYTLTRGKIPLIGCGGVSSGEDAYKKIRSGATLVQLYTAFAYGGPALIPRIKAELAECLERDGFKSVQEAVGADFR